Proteins from a single region of Nakamurella deserti:
- a CDS encoding cation-translocating P-type ATPase: MSTATTRLDDLDHPRTEDGLTDAQVADRVARGLLNVTDRTSTRSVWDIVRTNVMTRFNAILGALFVLILIAGSPVDGLFGVALIVNSAIGIVQELAAKRKLDRLALLNAPTTTVVRGGRVSTVPTGEVVLDDLIELRAGDQVPADGKLLTSAGLEVDESNLTGESDAVPKAPGDECLSGTTVVAGAGRFHAAAVGPDAYANRIAAEARKFTRTRSEIQDSINTLLKYITWVIVIALPLQIWSQWRTIGDQGWQEVIIRSSAGLVGLVPEGLVLLTSVAFLLAAVTLTKQQVLVQELPAVEGLARVDVVCLDKTGTLTVGDIVYEGLEHLEPEHDDVYVQAALGALADDPNANGTLVAVAAKLAAPEGWHRTQTVAFNSARKWSAAEFEGHGCWVFGAPDVLLAADDPIRDRVRELAATGRRVLVAGQTRHPLTGPVLPAGLIWKALVILGEQVRPDAAETLRFFADQGVAIKVISGDNPDTVAAIARRVGLDTSHVVDARTIGEDAEELREVAERTTVFGRVSPLQKRMLVQALQKNGHVVAMTGDGVNDALALKDADIGVAMGNGAQATKAVAQLVLLDGRFSHLPSVLAEGRRVIGNVERVANLFVAKNVMSLIAIVSAAVFFLPFPFLPRHLTLVSTVTIGIPAFFLALGPNKRRYVPGFLTRVLRFAVPVGVIAGVSVIVAYLITHGSFPGRDGQEQTGTAATLALVVVFLWILICLARPFVLWKALLIGAMIGIVLLAFLLPAGRDFFNFSLTGEFTGWALAVGAVGAVLVEIVYRTFGKPQASVH, translated from the coding sequence GTGAGTACTGCAACCACGCGCCTCGACGACCTCGACCACCCCCGCACGGAGGACGGTCTCACCGACGCGCAGGTCGCCGACCGCGTCGCCCGGGGGCTGCTCAACGTCACCGACCGCACCTCGACCCGGTCCGTCTGGGACATCGTCCGGACGAACGTCATGACGCGGTTCAACGCGATCCTCGGTGCGCTCTTCGTGCTCATCCTCATCGCCGGCAGCCCCGTCGACGGGTTGTTCGGCGTCGCGCTGATCGTCAACTCCGCCATCGGCATCGTCCAGGAGCTCGCCGCCAAGCGGAAGCTGGACCGGCTGGCGCTGCTCAACGCGCCCACCACCACCGTCGTCCGGGGCGGCCGGGTCTCCACCGTCCCCACCGGCGAGGTGGTCCTCGACGACCTCATCGAGCTGCGCGCCGGCGACCAGGTCCCCGCGGACGGGAAGCTGCTCACCAGCGCCGGGCTCGAGGTCGACGAGTCCAACCTGACCGGGGAGTCCGACGCGGTGCCGAAGGCCCCCGGTGACGAGTGCCTGTCCGGCACCACCGTGGTCGCCGGGGCCGGCCGGTTCCACGCCGCCGCGGTCGGCCCGGACGCCTACGCCAACCGGATCGCCGCCGAGGCCCGCAAGTTCACCCGCACCCGGTCGGAGATCCAGGACTCCATCAACACCCTGCTGAAGTACATCACCTGGGTCATCGTGATCGCGTTGCCGCTGCAGATCTGGTCGCAGTGGCGGACCATCGGCGACCAGGGCTGGCAGGAGGTCATCATCCGGTCGTCGGCCGGGCTGGTCGGGCTGGTGCCCGAGGGCCTGGTGCTGCTCACCTCGGTGGCGTTCCTGCTGGCGGCGGTCACGCTGACCAAGCAGCAGGTGCTGGTCCAGGAACTGCCGGCCGTCGAGGGCCTGGCCCGGGTGGACGTGGTGTGCCTGGACAAGACCGGCACGCTCACCGTCGGCGACATCGTCTACGAGGGGCTGGAGCACCTCGAACCCGAGCACGACGACGTCTACGTGCAGGCCGCGCTCGGCGCGCTGGCCGACGACCCCAACGCCAACGGCACCCTGGTCGCGGTGGCCGCCAAGCTCGCGGCACCCGAGGGCTGGCACCGCACCCAGACCGTGGCGTTCAACTCCGCCCGCAAGTGGTCGGCCGCGGAGTTCGAGGGGCACGGCTGCTGGGTCTTCGGGGCGCCGGACGTGCTGCTGGCCGCCGACGACCCCATCCGGGACCGGGTCCGGGAGCTGGCCGCCACCGGCCGGCGGGTCCTCGTCGCCGGGCAGACCCGGCACCCCCTCACCGGGCCGGTGCTGCCGGCCGGGCTGATCTGGAAGGCGCTGGTCATCCTGGGTGAGCAGGTCCGCCCGGACGCGGCCGAGACGTTGCGCTTCTTCGCCGACCAGGGCGTGGCCATCAAGGTGATCTCCGGCGACAACCCCGACACCGTCGCCGCCATCGCGCGCCGGGTGGGGCTGGACACCAGCCACGTCGTGGACGCCCGCACGATCGGCGAGGACGCCGAGGAGCTGCGCGAGGTCGCCGAGCGGACCACCGTCTTCGGCCGGGTGTCGCCGCTGCAGAAGCGGATGCTGGTGCAGGCGCTGCAGAAGAACGGACACGTCGTCGCGATGACCGGTGACGGCGTCAACGACGCGCTGGCCCTCAAGGACGCCGACATCGGGGTGGCCATGGGCAACGGTGCCCAGGCGACCAAGGCGGTGGCCCAGCTGGTCCTGCTGGACGGCAGGTTCTCGCACCTGCCGAGCGTGCTCGCCGAGGGCCGCCGGGTGATCGGCAACGTCGAGCGGGTGGCCAACCTGTTCGTGGCCAAGAACGTGATGAGCCTGATCGCCATCGTCAGTGCCGCGGTGTTCTTCCTGCCGTTCCCGTTCCTCCCCCGACATCTCACGCTGGTCTCCACGGTGACGATCGGCATCCCCGCGTTCTTCCTGGCGCTGGGCCCGAACAAGCGCCGCTACGTCCCCGGCTTCCTCACCCGGGTCCTGCGGTTCGCCGTGCCCGTCGGCGTCATCGCCGGCGTCTCGGTGATCGTCGCGTACCTCATCACCCACGGCAGCTTCCCGGGCCGCGACGGACAGGAGCAGACCGGCACCGCCGCCACTCTGGCGCTGGTGGTGGTGTTCCTGTGGATCCTGATCTGCCTGGCCCGCCCGTTCGTGCTGTGGAAGGCGCTGCTCATCGGCGCGATGATCGGCATCGTGCTGCTGGCGTTCCTGCTGCCCGCCGGCCGCGACTTCTTCAACTTCTCGCTGACCGGTGAGTTCACCGGATGGGCCCTGGCCGTCGGCGCCGTCGGCGCAGTGCTGGTGGAGATCGTCTACCGGACCTTCGGGAAGCCGCAGGCGTCGGTGCACTGA
- a CDS encoding DUF808 domain-containing protein: MSGIFALLDDVAAFVKLTASSLDDIAAGAGRASVKAAGVVVDDAAVTPRYVQGLKPERELSIIWRIAKGSLRNKLLIILPVALLLSQFAPFLLTPILMVGGTYLCYEGAEKLWEKFSGHEAKAQDPTEAAGGEPVDHEKQVVSAATRTDFILSAEIMVIALNEVADQGLVARALILIVVAILITALVYGAVGLIVKMDDAGLALAKRDGKAVAGFGRGLVKAMPIVLSVLSWVGMVAMLWVGGHILLVGADELGLHAPYELVHHLEVAVHDATGGLGAVLGWITNTFFSAVLGIIVGAIIVTLLHVLPIGKKAGHDGADAAAH, from the coding sequence ATGAGCGGAATCTTTGCCCTACTCGACGACGTCGCGGCGTTCGTCAAACTGACGGCGTCGTCGCTGGACGACATCGCGGCCGGCGCCGGCCGGGCGAGCGTCAAGGCCGCCGGTGTCGTCGTCGACGACGCTGCGGTGACTCCGCGCTATGTCCAGGGCCTCAAGCCCGAGCGGGAGCTGTCGATCATCTGGCGGATCGCCAAAGGATCGCTGCGCAACAAGTTGTTGATCATCCTGCCGGTGGCGCTGCTGCTGAGTCAGTTCGCGCCGTTCCTGCTCACCCCGATCCTGATGGTCGGCGGCACCTACCTCTGTTACGAGGGTGCCGAGAAGCTGTGGGAGAAGTTCTCCGGGCACGAGGCGAAGGCGCAGGACCCCACCGAGGCCGCCGGCGGTGAGCCGGTCGACCACGAGAAGCAGGTGGTGTCGGCTGCCACCCGGACCGACTTCATCCTGTCCGCGGAGATCATGGTCATCGCGCTCAACGAGGTCGCCGATCAGGGGCTGGTGGCGCGGGCGCTCATCCTCATCGTGGTGGCCATCCTGATCACGGCGCTGGTGTACGGCGCCGTCGGGCTCATCGTCAAGATGGACGACGCCGGCCTGGCGCTGGCCAAGCGCGACGGCAAGGCCGTGGCCGGCTTCGGACGCGGCCTGGTCAAGGCCATGCCCATCGTGCTGTCGGTGCTGTCGTGGGTGGGCATGGTGGCCATGCTGTGGGTGGGCGGCCACATCCTGCTCGTCGGCGCCGACGAACTCGGCCTGCACGCGCCCTACGAACTGGTCCACCACCTGGAGGTGGCCGTGCACGACGCCACCGGCGGTCTCGGTGCGGTGCTCGGCTGGATCACCAACACGTTCTTCTCCGCCGTGCTGGGCATCATCGTCGGCGCGATCATCGTGACCCTGCTGCACGTCCTGCCGATCGGCAAGAAGGCCGGTCACGACGGAGCGGACGCCGCGGCCCACTGA
- a CDS encoding Lrp/AsnC family transcriptional regulator — protein MLEDIDARIANELAADGRCSYTDLAERVGLSVSAVHQRVRRLEQRGVIRGYAARIGGEEIGLPLTAFVSLTPIDPAAADDYPSRIAHLRQVEACYSVAGVESYILKVRVPTPSALEALLAQIRAAANVSTRTTVVLSTPFEDRPPLVASQA, from the coding sequence ATGCTCGAGGACATCGACGCGCGGATCGCGAACGAGCTGGCGGCCGACGGCCGGTGCTCCTACACCGACCTGGCCGAGCGGGTCGGCCTGTCGGTGTCGGCGGTGCACCAGCGGGTGCGCCGGCTGGAGCAGCGTGGCGTCATCAGGGGCTACGCCGCCCGCATCGGGGGCGAGGAGATCGGGCTGCCACTCACGGCGTTCGTGTCGCTGACGCCGATCGACCCCGCCGCCGCCGACGACTACCCGAGCCGCATCGCGCACCTGCGTCAGGTGGAGGCGTGCTACTCCGTCGCCGGGGTGGAGTCCTACATCCTCAAGGTGCGGGTGCCCACCCCGAGTGCGCTGGAGGCGTTGCTGGCCCAGATCCGGGCCGCCGCCAACGTGTCCACCCGCACCACGGTGGTGCTGTCGACCCCGTTCGAGGACCGGCCGCCGCTGGTGGCGTCCCAGGCCTGA
- a CDS encoding M24 family metallopeptidase, producing the protein MPTDTLPYADRLDRLRTHVKERGAEVAVLTPGPDVEYLLGHSVASHERLSCLVVPIAGSPTLLVPQLERLGWAGTAAEDAVRIATWLDGQDPYALVADLLPAGTARIAVGDHMPAGHALHLRDAVPGSELSLAGEAVAALRVRKSAAEIEELAAAGAAIDRVQERIGEWLRPGRTEHEIAADIAAAIRAEGHQRADFVIVGSGPNGASPHHEASDRVVQAGDVVVIDIGGPHRGGYFSDCTRTYQVVGEPDPEFAAVYDVVQRAQQAGVDAAVLGATCESVDAAARRVVVDAGYGEFFITRTGHGIGLEVHEEPYMVAGNSRPLAAGMAFSVEPGIYLPGRFGIRIEDIVVATEAGPRRVNNCTRDLTVV; encoded by the coding sequence ATGCCGACCGACACCCTGCCGTACGCCGACCGTCTCGACCGGCTCCGGACGCACGTCAAGGAGCGCGGCGCGGAGGTCGCGGTGCTGACGCCCGGACCCGACGTCGAGTACCTGCTCGGCCACTCCGTCGCCTCCCACGAGCGGCTGAGCTGCCTCGTGGTGCCGATCGCCGGCAGCCCGACGCTGCTCGTGCCGCAGCTGGAGCGGCTCGGCTGGGCCGGCACCGCCGCCGAGGACGCCGTCCGGATCGCCACCTGGCTCGACGGGCAGGACCCCTACGCGCTGGTGGCCGACCTGCTGCCGGCCGGCACCGCCCGGATCGCCGTCGGCGACCACATGCCCGCCGGGCACGCCCTGCACCTGCGGGACGCGGTCCCCGGCTCGGAGCTGTCGCTGGCCGGAGAGGCCGTCGCCGCGCTGCGGGTGCGCAAGTCCGCCGCCGAGATCGAGGAGCTCGCCGCGGCCGGAGCGGCGATCGACCGGGTGCAGGAGCGCATCGGCGAGTGGTTGCGACCCGGCCGCACGGAGCACGAGATCGCCGCCGACATCGCCGCCGCCATCCGCGCGGAGGGGCACCAGCGGGCCGATTTCGTCATCGTCGGATCCGGGCCGAACGGGGCCAGCCCGCATCACGAGGCGTCCGACCGGGTGGTGCAGGCCGGTGACGTCGTCGTCATCGACATCGGCGGACCGCACCGCGGTGGGTACTTCTCCGACTGCACCCGCACCTATCAGGTGGTCGGCGAGCCGGACCCGGAGTTCGCCGCCGTCTACGACGTCGTGCAGCGCGCCCAGCAGGCCGGCGTCGACGCGGCGGTGCTCGGGGCGACCTGCGAGTCGGTGGACGCCGCGGCGCGCCGGGTCGTCGTCGATGCGGGTTACGGCGAGTTCTTCATCACCAGGACCGGCCACGGCATCGGTCTCGAGGTCCACGAGGAGCCGTACATGGTGGCCGGCAACAGCCGGCCGCTGGCCGCCGGGATGGCGTTCTCGGTCGAGCCCGGCATCTACCTCCCCGGCCGTTTCGGGATCCGCATCGAGGACATCGTGGTGGCCACCGAGGCCGGCCCGCGCCGCGTCAACAACTGCACCCGCGACCTCACCGTCGTGTAG
- a CDS encoding 5'-3' exonuclease: MLQLLDLAGIYFRAFFAVPGSVRSPDGMPVNAVRGSLDIIRRVAEDGRPTHLVACLDLDWRPAFRVAAIPSYKTHRVLTSAPPVRGVAQEVVPDELSPQVPVLLDILGAMGIALAGAEGYEADDVIGTLAEHRSRPVEVVTGDRDLMQLATDDEPPVRLRYIGAGMAKTEVLTGAAVAAKYGIPAAGYADFAALRGDPSDGLPGVPGVGDKTAASLIARFGTLEGLVAAVADPTSGLTASMRHKLTPSLEYLEAAKTVVRVARDTTVILDRPDPVVPAAAADPERLAGLAARYGVVNSVDRLGRTLTELAG; the protein is encoded by the coding sequence ATGCTGCAGCTCCTGGACCTCGCCGGCATCTACTTCCGCGCGTTCTTCGCGGTACCGGGGTCGGTGAGATCACCCGACGGCATGCCGGTGAACGCCGTGCGCGGGTCGCTGGACATCATCCGGCGGGTGGCCGAGGACGGCCGGCCCACCCACCTCGTCGCCTGCCTGGACCTGGACTGGCGGCCGGCGTTCCGGGTCGCGGCGATCCCGTCGTACAAGACGCACCGGGTGCTGACCAGCGCGCCACCCGTGCGCGGCGTCGCCCAGGAGGTGGTGCCGGACGAGCTGTCCCCCCAGGTGCCGGTCCTGCTGGACATTCTTGGGGCGATGGGCATCGCGCTGGCCGGCGCCGAGGGCTACGAGGCCGACGACGTCATCGGCACCCTCGCCGAGCACCGCAGCCGCCCGGTCGAGGTCGTCACCGGCGACCGCGACCTGATGCAGCTGGCCACCGACGACGAACCCCCGGTGCGGCTGCGCTACATCGGCGCGGGCATGGCGAAGACCGAGGTGCTCACCGGGGCGGCGGTCGCGGCCAAGTACGGCATCCCGGCGGCCGGTTACGCCGACTTCGCCGCGCTCCGCGGCGATCCCTCCGACGGCCTGCCCGGGGTGCCCGGGGTCGGCGACAAGACCGCGGCGTCGCTGATCGCCCGCTTCGGCACCCTGGAGGGGCTCGTCGCGGCCGTCGCCGACCCGACGTCCGGGCTGACCGCGTCGATGCGGCACAAGCTCACGCCGTCGCTGGAGTACCTGGAGGCGGCCAAGACCGTCGTCCGGGTGGCACGGGACACCACGGTCATCCTCGACCGCCCGGACCCGGTCGTCCCGGCGGCGGCCGCGGACCCGGAGCGGCTCGCCGGGCTGGCCGCCCGCTACGGGGTCGTCAACAGCGTCGACCGACTGGGCCGGACCCTCACCGAGCTCGCCGGCTGA